The Kluyvera intermedia genome window below encodes:
- a CDS encoding PAS domain S-box protein, which translates to MKKENHRIAFISGSPRHSAQLVFGLAFVIFLFTLFSFALSHKPSELSPIWFPTAIMMAAFYRFHSVLWPAIALAGIAGVIGATSLYSPSISLLYPLTNVTEALIGALLMRRWLVREDPLKDLHDWSKMAIASALIPPLLGGMLIGSLAPGGTGWQTLLVWVFSEATGALALVPLGLLLDAQFFKRYRQRPRELIPFLLTAAMTLILSLLSMLYLPWPFTCIMVLLMWSAVRQRRCEAFLIFLITIMTVLTLTALHPQVLHMIESTLNGYALTDLPGLPFLMVLLPTGVMSIAIHAVDSERRRIIESETRFRNAMEYSAIGMAVVDTHGQWLQVNKALGTFLGYNQDELHQMTFQQVTWHEDLPKDLAQLNRLLNGDIDTYTLEKRYCTRTGDIVWALLVVSLVRNDDGTPLYFIKQIEDIDDLKKSREANKQLMARITLANDALFQEKERLHITLRSIHDAVVSTDNQQNIIFMNPVAEKMSGWTQAQAHGKPLLQVLHITYENDGFVINGLRQEDKNRDESEQDKVLRNRHGDRFDIHYTMTPLNTQEGDRIGFVLVIQDVTESRKLLRQLSYNATHDALTHLPNRSSFESQLKGLLKLLPGSHQSHALVMLDLDFFKAVNDSAGHAAGDALLHEIAVLMRSMLRPSDILARLGGDEFGFILRHCSTEQALNATERVVDSINHYEFSWAGRAHRVGASAGITMIHEHNARLAEALVQADAACYASKHDGRGIVTVYASIVHSGDQSSACQICNNA; encoded by the coding sequence ATGAAGAAAGAAAATCATCGTATTGCCTTTATATCCGGTTCACCACGTCACTCAGCACAACTCGTGTTTGGCCTGGCATTTGTGATTTTCCTGTTCACCCTGTTTTCATTTGCGCTCTCCCACAAACCCAGTGAACTCTCGCCCATCTGGTTTCCCACCGCTATCATGATGGCCGCCTTTTATCGCTTTCACAGCGTACTATGGCCCGCGATTGCGCTGGCGGGGATTGCAGGCGTTATCGGCGCAACAAGCCTTTATTCGCCCTCGATTTCGCTGCTTTACCCACTGACGAATGTGACCGAAGCACTGATTGGCGCGCTGCTCATGCGGCGCTGGCTGGTGCGCGAAGACCCGTTAAAAGACCTGCATGACTGGTCGAAAATGGCGATTGCCAGCGCGCTTATCCCTCCGCTACTGGGCGGCATGCTGATTGGCAGTTTGGCTCCTGGCGGAACGGGGTGGCAAACGCTACTGGTTTGGGTGTTTTCTGAAGCAACCGGCGCGCTGGCGTTGGTGCCATTAGGACTGCTGCTGGACGCACAGTTTTTCAAGCGTTACCGTCAACGCCCTCGTGAGCTGATCCCCTTCCTGCTGACGGCCGCCATGACGTTAATCCTCAGCCTGCTATCCATGCTTTATTTGCCATGGCCGTTTACCTGCATCATGGTGCTGCTGATGTGGAGCGCCGTGCGCCAGCGGCGTTGCGAAGCGTTCCTGATTTTTCTTATCACCATCATGACGGTACTGACGTTAACTGCGCTGCATCCTCAGGTGCTGCACATGATTGAAAGTACGCTCAATGGTTACGCACTGACTGACCTACCGGGACTGCCTTTCCTGATGGTCTTGCTGCCCACCGGCGTGATGAGTATCGCGATTCATGCCGTAGACAGTGAGCGCCGACGCATCATCGAAAGCGAAACCCGCTTTCGTAATGCCATGGAATACTCCGCCATCGGCATGGCGGTGGTCGATACCCACGGGCAATGGTTACAGGTCAATAAAGCGCTTGGCACTTTTCTGGGCTACAACCAGGATGAGTTGCACCAAATGACCTTTCAGCAGGTCACCTGGCACGAAGACTTACCAAAAGATCTGGCGCAGCTTAACAGGCTACTTAACGGTGATATCGACACATACACCCTGGAAAAACGCTACTGCACCCGCACGGGAGACATCGTCTGGGCCCTGCTCGTGGTCTCATTGGTGCGCAATGACGACGGTACGCCGCTGTATTTTATTAAGCAGATTGAAGATATCGATGACCTGAAAAAAAGTCGTGAAGCCAATAAGCAACTGATGGCACGAATTACGCTGGCAAACGATGCGTTATTTCAGGAAAAAGAGCGTCTACACATTACCCTGAGGTCTATTCATGACGCTGTTGTCAGCACCGACAACCAGCAGAATATTATCTTTATGAACCCGGTGGCTGAAAAGATGAGCGGCTGGACGCAGGCCCAAGCGCACGGAAAACCGCTGCTGCAAGTACTGCATATCACCTATGAAAACGACGGGTTTGTCATTAACGGTCTGCGCCAGGAAGATAAAAACCGTGACGAAAGCGAGCAGGATAAAGTCCTGAGAAATCGCCACGGCGACCGTTTTGATATTCACTACACGATGACACCGCTGAACACTCAGGAAGGCGACAGAATCGGCTTCGTACTGGTCATTCAGGACGTGACCGAATCACGTAAATTACTGCGACAATTGAGCTACAACGCCACGCATGATGCGCTGACCCATCTACCCAATCGTTCGAGTTTTGAAAGTCAGTTAAAAGGGTTACTCAAACTGCTTCCGGGCAGCCACCAGTCACACGCGCTTGTGATGCTCGACCTCGACTTCTTTAAAGCGGTCAACGACAGCGCGGGCCACGCAGCGGGGGATGCTCTGCTGCACGAAATAGCCGTATTGATGCGCTCCATGCTCAGGCCCAGCGATATTCTTGCCCGTCTCGGCGGCGATGAGTTCGGCTTTATTCTGCGTCACTGCAGCACCGAACAAGCGCTGAATGCAACGGAACGCGTCGTTGATTCCATCAACCACTACGAATTCAGCTGGGCCGGACGTGCGCACCGGGTCGGAGCCAGCGCCGGGATTACAATGATCCATGAACATAATGCCCGGCTGGCAGAAGCGTTAGTGCAGGCAGACGCCGCCTGCTATGCCTCAAAGCATGATGGACGGGGGATTGTCACCGTGTATGCGTCAATCGTTCATTCTGGTGACCAATCATCGGCATGCCAGATATGTAATAACGCATAG
- the asmA gene encoding outer membrane assembly protein AsmA produces the protein MRRILTTLMILLVVLIAGLSSLVLLVNPNDFRSYMVKQVEERSGYQLRLDGSLRWHVWPRLSILSGRMALTAPGASEPLVRADNMRLDVSLLPLLSHQLQVQQVMLKGAVIQLTPQTEAIVAKNAPVAPKGTSLPQDADEHGWSFDIAGLQVVDSVLVFQHEDDEQITVRDIRLQMEQDARQQAAIDFSGRINRDQRDLNLAISANLQTGDFPHHLDAQLSQISWKLQGADLPAQGISGNGSVNARWLGDNKTLSFSGLNLTANDSTLTGSGSVMLGDIPVWALNLQSDKLNLDNLLLHSDFTAGNGVQKAQAAVKQPRPVIASDADEKPYQGLLGFNGTLDMSAKAVNWRGMPFTQVTVQANNQQGLLRISRLEGELNGGQLSLPGTLDARGRTPQAKFQPKLDDVQIGSLLKAFNYPIDMVGKLSMAGDFSGEAIDANRFRRDWQGQGHVELKDVRTEGLNFQQLVQQAVERSSDIRGQDNYDNATRLDLLTTDISLENGVMTLDNLEGQSTLMALTGKGSLDLMKEEGDMQFAIQVTGGWQGEGKLVDVLKTTAIPLRVYGKWSELNYSLQVDQVLRRHLQNEAKRRLNDWADRNQDSQSGKDVKQFLDKQ, from the coding sequence ATGAGACGAATATTGACGACGCTGATGATCCTGCTGGTGGTGCTGATTGCCGGCTTGTCATCACTGGTGCTACTGGTCAATCCCAATGACTTCCGTAGCTATATGGTGAAGCAGGTCGAGGAGCGCAGCGGCTATCAACTTCGGCTTGATGGCTCTTTGCGTTGGCACGTTTGGCCGCGGTTAAGTATTCTTTCAGGCCGCATGGCCTTGACCGCGCCGGGGGCCAGCGAGCCGCTGGTACGGGCAGACAACATGCGTCTTGACGTTTCGCTGTTGCCTTTGCTGTCACACCAGCTACAAGTGCAGCAGGTGATGCTCAAAGGCGCGGTCATTCAACTGACGCCCCAGACTGAAGCCATTGTAGCGAAGAATGCGCCGGTCGCGCCGAAAGGCACCTCGCTGCCGCAGGATGCAGACGAACATGGCTGGTCGTTTGATATCGCCGGGTTACAGGTGGTTGATAGCGTACTGGTGTTCCAGCATGAGGACGATGAGCAGATTACCGTCCGTGATATTCGATTGCAGATGGAACAAGATGCTCGCCAGCAGGCGGCCATCGACTTCTCCGGCCGCATCAATCGTGACCAGCGTGACTTGAACCTCGCTATTTCCGCCAACCTGCAGACCGGGGATTTTCCTCATCATCTGGATGCCCAGCTGTCGCAAATTAGCTGGAAGTTACAGGGTGCTGACCTTCCTGCGCAGGGCATCAGCGGTAACGGTAGCGTGAATGCGCGCTGGTTGGGTGACAATAAAACACTCAGCTTCAGTGGTCTTAACCTGACCGCCAATGACAGCACGCTGACGGGGTCGGGCAGCGTCATGCTGGGGGATATTCCCGTCTGGGCGCTGAATCTCCAGTCCGATAAACTCAATCTTGATAATCTGTTGCTGCATTCCGATTTCACTGCCGGCAATGGCGTGCAAAAGGCCCAGGCGGCAGTTAAACAGCCGCGCCCGGTGATAGCCAGCGACGCTGATGAAAAGCCTTACCAGGGTTTACTCGGCTTTAACGGTACGCTGGATATGTCGGCCAAAGCGGTAAACTGGCGCGGTATGCCGTTTACTCAGGTCACCGTTCAAGCTAATAACCAGCAAGGTTTACTGCGCATCTCGCGTCTGGAAGGCGAGCTTAATGGTGGGCAACTCTCTTTACCGGGAACCCTGGATGCCCGCGGTCGTACACCGCAGGCAAAATTCCAGCCGAAGCTCGACGATGTACAGATTGGCAGTTTGTTGAAAGCCTTTAATTATCCTATTGATATGGTCGGCAAGTTGTCTATGGCCGGTGATTTCTCAGGAGAGGCCATTGATGCAAACCGCTTCCGTCGGGACTGGCAAGGGCAGGGGCATGTTGAACTGAAAGACGTTCGCACTGAAGGGCTGAATTTCCAGCAGTTGGTCCAACAGGCGGTTGAGCGCAGCTCGGATATTCGCGGGCAGGACAATTATGACAATGCCACGCGTCTGGACTTACTCACCACCGATATTTCACTTGAGAACGGTGTGATGACCTTAGACAACCTTGAAGGCCAGTCGACTCTCATGGCGCTGACCGGCAAGGGCTCGCTGGATCTGATGAAAGAGGAAGGCGATATGCAATTTGCCATCCAGGTCACCGGTGGCTGGCAGGGGGAAGGGAAGCTGGTGGATGTTCTGAAGACGACCGCTATTCCTCTGCGCGTCTACGGCAAGTGGAGCGAATTGAACTACAGTTTACAGGTTGATCAGGTGCTGCGCCGTCATCTGCAAAATGAGGCCAAACGCCGGTTGAATGACTGGGCAGACCGCAATCAGGATTCGCAATCTGGCAAAGATGTGAAGCAATTCCTGGATAAGCAATAA
- the alkA gene encoding DNA-3-methyladenine glycosylase 2, with the protein MFELPWLPPYDWGWMFRFLQARAVTGIERFEDGSYHRSWRCGSHCGLITMTPDESKQVLRVHLSGGLLPVEAQAREAVTRLLDLTCDPQQIQHALGHLAASRPGLRLPGSLDAFEQGVRAILGQLVSVAMAAKLAGKVVALYGEPLDDDEDFLVFPPAERLAAGDPLALKALGMPLKRAEALIHFAQANVDGNLASSLPDDVDLALKALLQYPGIGRWTANYFALRAWQAKDIFLPDDYLIKQRFPGMTPAQIRRYAERWQPWRSYALLHIWHADDWSPE; encoded by the coding sequence AACGTTTTGAGGACGGTAGCTATCACCGTAGCTGGCGCTGTGGGTCGCATTGTGGACTGATAACCATGACCCCCGATGAGTCGAAGCAGGTACTGCGCGTGCATTTGTCTGGCGGGCTGCTACCGGTTGAGGCCCAGGCGAGAGAGGCGGTGACCCGACTGCTGGACTTAACCTGCGATCCCCAGCAGATCCAACATGCTTTAGGCCATCTTGCCGCATCCAGACCTGGGTTACGCTTACCCGGTTCGCTGGATGCGTTTGAGCAAGGGGTACGCGCGATTCTGGGACAGCTGGTGAGCGTGGCGATGGCGGCGAAACTGGCTGGAAAAGTGGTGGCACTCTACGGCGAACCGTTGGACGATGATGAGGATTTCCTGGTATTTCCGCCAGCAGAACGTCTGGCAGCGGGGGATCCGTTAGCGCTAAAAGCGCTGGGGATGCCGCTTAAACGAGCAGAAGCATTGATCCATTTTGCCCAAGCGAACGTTGATGGCAATCTGGCCTCATCATTGCCTGACGATGTCGACCTGGCGTTGAAGGCACTTCTGCAATACCCGGGGATTGGCCGCTGGACGGCGAACTATTTTGCCCTGCGAGCCTGGCAGGCGAAAGACATCTTTTTGCCAGATGACTATTTGATTAAACAGCGTTTCCCCGGAATGACGCCCGCGCAAATCCGCCGTTACGCCGAACGCTGGCAACCGTGGCGCTCCTATGCGTTATTACATATCTGGCATGCCGATGATTGGTCACCAGAATGA
- the udk gene encoding uridine kinase, with product MTDKSHQCVIVGIAGASASGKSLIASTLYRELRDQVGDEHIGVIPEDSYYKDQSHLSMEDRVKTNYDHPNAMDHSLLFQHLQTLKRGTPIELPVYSYVEHTRMKETIHILPKKVIILEGILLLTDARLRDEMNFSIFVDTPLDICLMRRIKRDVNERGRSMDSVMAQYQKTVRPMFLQFIEPSKQYADIIVPRGGKNRIAIDILKAKISQFFE from the coding sequence ATGACTGATAAGTCTCATCAGTGCGTCATTGTAGGCATCGCCGGCGCATCGGCTTCAGGTAAAAGTCTTATTGCTAGTACGCTGTATCGTGAGCTTCGCGATCAGGTAGGTGATGAGCACATTGGTGTTATCCCTGAAGATAGTTATTACAAAGACCAAAGTCATCTGTCGATGGAAGATCGGGTTAAAACCAACTACGACCATCCCAACGCCATGGATCACAGCTTGCTGTTCCAGCATCTCCAGACCTTAAAGCGTGGTACCCCGATCGAATTGCCGGTATACAGCTACGTTGAGCATACCCGCATGAAGGAAACAATCCATATCCTGCCCAAAAAGGTGATTATCCTTGAAGGGATCCTGCTGCTGACGGACGCGCGCCTGCGCGATGAGATGAACTTCTCGATCTTCGTTGATACTCCTCTGGATATCTGCCTGATGCGCCGCATTAAACGTGATGTTAACGAACGCGGTCGCTCGATGGATTCGGTGATGGCGCAGTATCAGAAAACCGTTCGCCCGATGTTCCTGCAGTTTATTGAACCTTCCAAGCAGTACGCCGACATTATCGTGCCACGCGGCGGTAAAAACCGCATCGCCATCGACATTCTGAAAGCGAAAATTAGTCAGTTTTTTGAATAA
- the dcd gene encoding dCTP deaminase, with protein MRLCDRDIEAWLDDGRLSITPRPPVERINGATVDVRLGNKFRTFSGHTAAFIDLSGPKAEVSAALDRVMSDEIVLPEGDAFYLHPGELALAVTLESVTLPADLVGWLDGRSSLARLGLMVHVTAHRIDPGWSGCIVLEFYNSGKLPLALRPGMLIGALSFEPLSGPAARPYNRREDAKYRNQQGAVASRIDKD; from the coding sequence ATGCGTCTGTGTGACCGAGATATAGAAGCCTGGCTGGACGACGGAAGACTGTCGATCACCCCGCGCCCACCCGTTGAGCGTATCAATGGCGCAACGGTTGACGTGCGTTTAGGCAATAAATTTCGCACCTTTAGCGGTCATACGGCGGCGTTTATCGATTTAAGCGGCCCGAAGGCGGAAGTTAGTGCGGCGCTTGACCGTGTGATGAGCGATGAAATCGTTCTGCCGGAAGGGGACGCCTTCTATCTGCATCCTGGTGAGCTGGCGCTCGCGGTCACCCTGGAATCGGTGACGCTGCCGGCGGATCTGGTCGGCTGGCTGGATGGACGTTCCTCCCTGGCCCGTTTGGGCTTAATGGTGCACGTCACCGCGCACCGTATCGATCCGGGTTGGTCTGGCTGCATCGTGCTGGAGTTCTATAATTCCGGCAAGCTGCCGCTGGCACTGCGCCCCGGCATGCTAATCGGCGCGTTGAGTTTTGAGCCGCTTTCAGGCCCGGCTGCGCGTCCTTATAACCGTCGTGAAGATGCGAAATATCGCAATCAGCAGGGCGCGGTTGCCAGTCGTATTGATAAAGACTGA